A single Oryza brachyantha chromosome 8, ObraRS2, whole genome shotgun sequence DNA region contains:
- the LOC121055163 gene encoding fasciclin-like arabinogalactan protein 1 has translation MTHHYYTAPTSPHSHADTSHTLGTMPSMRLAAALLVLLPLAASAADGKAAAKAPAAPPAPPNITASMAKGGCKAFASLVAASPDALATFQSAADGGVTAFCPTDDAMRSFMPKYKNLTADGKASLLLFHAVPVYYSLRSLKSNNGVMNTLATDGSAKNFNFTVQNEGDKVTIKTDASDGVARIKDTVYDKDPIAIYALDTVLEPVELFEPVEAPAPAPAPVADAPKASKSKKASRRHVADAPAPAGDDAPPADQKNSKKNAAAGAPCLRWLAALPVAVAVAAALA, from the coding sequence ATGACTCATCACTACTACACTGCTCCCACTTCCCCTCACTCGCACGCAGACACTTCCCACACGCTAGGCACAATGCCGTCAATgcgcctcgccgcggcgctgctcgtcctcctccccctggccgcctccgccgccgacgggaaggcggcggcgaaggcgccCGCAGCGCCGCCTGCCCCGCCGAACATCACGGCGTCGATGGCGAAGGGCGGCTGCAAGGCGTTCGCGTCCCTGGTCGCGGCCTCGCCGGACGCGCTGGCCACGTTCCAGTCGGCcgcggacggcggcgtgaCGGCGTTCTGCCCCACCGACGACGCCATGAGGTCGTTCATGCCCAAGTACAAGAACCTCACCGCCGACGGCAAGGCGTCGCTGCTGCTCTTCCACGCCGTGCCCGTCTACTACTCGCTGCGGAGCCTCAAGTCCAACAACGGCGTCATGAACACCCTCGCCACCGACGGCTCCGCCAAGAACTTCAACTTCACGGTGCAGAACGAGGGCGACAAGGTCACCATCAAGACGGACGCCAGCGACGGGGTCGCGCGGATCAAGGACACGGTGTACGACAAGGACCCCATTGCCATCTACGCCCTGGACACGGTGCTCGAGCCGGTGGAGCTCTTCGAGCCCGTCGAggcgccagcgccggcgcccgccccGGTCGCCGACGCGCCCAAGGCCTCCAAGTCCAAGAAGGCGTCCCGCCGGCACGTGGCGgacgcgcccgcgccggccggcgacgacgctccgCCAGCGGACCAGAAGAACTCCAAGAAGAAtgccgcggccggcgcccCATGCCTGCGGTGGCTCGCCGCCCTACcggtggccgtggccgtggccgccgccttGGCTTAG